A window from Peromyscus eremicus chromosome 1, PerEre_H2_v1, whole genome shotgun sequence encodes these proteins:
- the Syt7 gene encoding synaptotagmin-7, giving the protein MEAWRGPAERALHWGLPALALGFFLFHCDPFTCFSFLSSPPPAPSFEDSTLSTATTLESIPSSAGEPKCQRPRTLMRQQSLQQPLSQNQRGRQPSQPTTSQSLGQLQAHAASAPGSNPRAYGRGQARQGTSAGSKYRAAGGRSRSNPGSWDHVVGQIRNRGLDMKSFLLPAGGKAVNTAPVPGQTPHDESDRRTEPRSSVSDLVNSLTSEMLMLSPGSEEDEAHEGCSRENLGRIQFSVGYNFQESTLTVKVMKAQELPAKDFSGTSDPFVKIYLLPDKKHKLETKVKRKNLNPHWNETFLFEGFPYEKVVQRVLYLQVLDYDRFSRNDPIGEVSIPLNKVDLTQMQTFWKDLKPCSDGSGSRGELLLSLCYNPSANSIIVNIIKARNLKAMDIGGTSDPYVKVWLMYKDKRVEKKKTVTKKRNLNPIFNESFAFDIPTEKLRETTIIITVMDKDKLSRNDVIGKIYLSWKSGPGEVKHWKDMIARPRQPVAQWHQLKA; this is encoded by the exons ATGGAGGCCTGGCGAGGTCCGGCCGAGCGTGCCCTGCACTGGGGCCTCCCAGCCCTGGCCCTcggcttctttctcttccactgtGATCCCTTCAcctgcttctcctttctctcctctcctccacccgCCCCAAGTTTCGAGGACTCCACCCTGTCCACGGCCACTACCCTTGAGTCTATCCCCAGCTCCGCGGGAGAGCCGAAATGCCAGCGACCCCGCACACTGATGCGGCAGCAGAGCCTGCAGCAACCGCTGAGCCAGAACCAGCGGGGCCGGCAGCCCAGCCAGCCCACCACCAGCCAGAGCCTGGGCCAGCTGCAGGCCCATGCGGCCTCAGCACCGGGCTCCAACCCCCGGGCCTATGGCCGGGGTCAGGCTCGGCAGGGCACCTCGGCCGGCTCCAAGTACCGGGCGGCTGGGGGCCGCAGCCGCTCCAACCCAGGCAGCTGGGACCACGTGGTGGGGCAGATTCGAAACCGAGGCTTGGACATGAAATCTTTCCT GTTGCCTGCAGGAGGGAAGGCTGTAAATACAGCCCCAGTGCCTGGCCAGACGCCTCACGATGAGTCTGACCGCAGAACGGAGCCCCGGTCCTCTGTCTCGGATCTCGTCAACTCCCTCACCAGCGAGATGCTCATG CTGTCTCCGGGTTCCGAGGAGGACGAGGCCCATGAGGGCTGCAGCCGAGAAAACCTGGGCCGCATCCAGTTCAGCGTTGGCTACAACTTCCAGGAGTCCACACTCACCGTGAAAGTCATGAAGGCCCAGGAGCTGCCAGCCAAGGATTTCAGCGGCACCAGTGACCCCTTCGTCAAGATCTACCTGCTGCCTGACAAGAAGCACAAACTGGAGACCAAGGTGAAGCGGAAGAACCTGAACCCACACTGGAATGAGACCTTCCTCTTCGAAG GTTTTCCCTATGAGAAAGTGGTGCAGAGGGTCCTCTACCTCCAGGTCCTGGACTACGACCGTTTCAGCCGCAATGACCCCATTGGGGAGGTGTCCATCCCTCTCAACAAGGTGGACCTGACCCAGATGCAGACCTTCTGGAAGGATCTGAAGCCATGCAGCGATGGGAGT GGGAGCCGAGGGGAGCTGCTCTTGTCTCTCTGCTACAACCCCTCCGCCAACTCCATCATCGTGAATATCATCAAAGCTCGCAACCTCAAAGCCATGGACATCGGGGGCACGTCAG ACCCCTACGTGAAGGTGTGGCTGATGTATAAAGACAAGCGGGTAGAGAAGAAGAAGACGGTAACAAAGAAGAGGAATCTGAACCCCATCTTCAACGAGTCTTTCGCCTTCGACATCCCCACAGAGAAGCTGAGGGagaccaccatcatcatcactgtcatgGATAAAGACAAGCTCAGCCGCAATGACGTCATTGGCAAG atCTACCTGTCCTGGAAGAGCGGACCAGGTGAAGTTAAACACTGGAAGGACATGATCGCTCGCCCTCGGCAGCCTGTGGCCCAGTGGCACCAGCTGAAAGCCTGA